The following proteins come from a genomic window of Methanosarcina sp. MTP4:
- a CDS encoding cob(I)yrinic acid a,c-diamide adenosyltransferase yields the protein MAKGMVYLYTGEGEGKTTNAFGLALRAVGHGYRVVIVQFLKGRKYIGEYKIKDRLAPEYEIRQFGREEFIDFTKPKPLDYELAEKGLEFAKQALKGKPRLLILDEINLATRFGIVKTGDVLKLLGEIPEETTVVLTGRKAPAELMERADLVTEMKFIKHPFEKNVYGREGVEY from the coding sequence ATGGCAAAGGGCATGGTATACCTTTATACAGGGGAAGGAGAAGGCAAGACCACCAACGCTTTCGGTCTGGCCCTGAGGGCAGTGGGACACGGCTACAGGGTCGTAATTGTCCAGTTCCTGAAGGGCAGGAAGTACATAGGGGAGTATAAAATAAAGGACAGGTTGGCTCCGGAATATGAGATCCGCCAGTTCGGAAGGGAAGAGTTTATAGACTTCACAAAACCCAAACCCCTGGATTATGAGCTGGCAGAGAAGGGCTTGGAGTTTGCAAAGCAAGCCCTGAAGGGTAAGCCCCGGCTCCTTATACTGGACGAAATAAACCTTGCAACCCGTTTCGGTATAGTTAAGACCGGAGATGTCCTTAAACTGCTGGGGGAGATTCCGGAGGAGACCACAGTAGTCCTTACAGGGAGGAAGGCTCCCGCGGAACTTATGGAAAGGGCGGACCTGGTAACCGAAATGAAGTTTATTAAGCACCCTTTTGAAAAAAACGTTTATGGAAGGGAGGGAGTTGAATATTAA
- a CDS encoding YihY/virulence factor BrkB family protein produces the protein MIKIYTPETNISKQKSIPGENKTGENKSERNEPGKAIREEKIREPDWENICGEGMSLEYFKGLIIGTFREWMDDNGKTYSAALAYYFVLSLPALLLLSVSVGSIFLKSKDIQELIFNSLEGVVDNRIIGLINLLFEQIPEVESLSISALVGFVFLLWSASNVFRHLKNFLEQMWDVQPTENGTIKSFIRNTVLSFIVVIIFGGLLVISILVESILFRSSKFLQDSLPCSVGLVQYTSSIASFLILVLFFMFIYRVLPDSKLDFKPTFVGAVVTVILITIGKYAFGIYLLYSGINSLYGVIGSIIGLFLWLYYTSIMLTIGVEFTKVYSES, from the coding sequence TTGATAAAAATATATACTCCGGAGACAAATATAAGCAAGCAGAAAAGCATCCCGGGGGAAAACAAAACAGGGGAAAACAAATCCGAGAGGAACGAACCCGGGAAAGCAATTCGGGAAGAAAAAATCAGGGAACCAGATTGGGAAAACATTTGTGGGGAAGGCATGAGCCTGGAATATTTCAAGGGCCTTATTATCGGAACTTTCCGGGAATGGATGGACGATAACGGAAAAACTTACAGCGCCGCACTGGCATATTACTTTGTTTTGAGCCTGCCTGCCCTTCTTTTATTATCGGTATCCGTAGGAAGCATCTTTTTGAAGTCGAAGGACATCCAGGAACTCATATTCAACTCCCTTGAAGGAGTTGTCGATAATAGGATTATAGGGCTGATAAATCTGCTTTTCGAACAGATTCCCGAAGTCGAATCCCTTTCGATAAGCGCGCTTGTCGGTTTTGTGTTCCTGCTCTGGAGCGCAAGCAACGTATTCCGGCATTTGAAGAATTTTCTTGAGCAAATGTGGGATGTCCAGCCCACTGAAAACGGTACGATTAAGAGCTTTATAAGAAACACAGTCCTGTCCTTTATCGTGGTCATAATATTCGGGGGGCTGCTGGTAATAAGCATCCTTGTTGAAAGTATCCTGTTCAGGAGTTCGAAATTTTTACAGGACTCTCTGCCCTGTTCCGTGGGCCTTGTCCAGTATACGAGTTCAATAGCAAGTTTTCTCATCCTTGTCCTGTTTTTCATGTTCATATACAGGGTGCTGCCGGATAGCAAGCTTGATTTCAAACCCACTTTCGTAGGGGCAGTAGTAACCGTAATTCTCATAACCATAGGCAAGTATGCCTTCGGAATTTATCTCTTATACAGCGGAATTAATTCCCTCTACGGGGTAATCGGGTCAATAATAGGGCTATTCCTCTGGCTGTATTACACTTCAATCATGCTCACCATAGGCGTAGAGTTCACAAAAGTCTACTCTGAATCCTGA
- a CDS encoding cysteine hydrolase, translating into MTDVKREGTAFIIVDAQNYVLHENGFGAEWGVCQHAKETNMIENTKKATEKARVKGIPVIYIVMGLRLKVLPDMGLWKDIKKINFKEISPGGSGPGRSLAEELTIVEELTPHPKDFVVTKYNTMDAFHNTDLELILKGLKCDTLILTGDATNLCFETTVRSAFNRGYKCIVLSDCTATINEEFQKFAIEVIFPMLGEVIMVEELEIIP; encoded by the coding sequence ATGACCGACGTAAAGAGAGAAGGAACAGCCTTTATCATAGTAGACGCACAAAATTATGTTCTCCACGAAAATGGATTCGGCGCGGAATGGGGGGTCTGTCAGCACGCTAAAGAAACGAATATGATCGAAAATACGAAGAAAGCCACAGAAAAAGCAAGAGTAAAGGGGATTCCGGTAATTTATATTGTAATGGGCCTGAGGCTGAAGGTTTTGCCTGATATGGGATTATGGAAAGATATTAAGAAGATCAACTTCAAAGAAATCAGTCCCGGAGGAAGTGGGCCTGGCCGCAGTCTTGCGGAAGAACTCACGATTGTGGAAGAACTTACCCCTCATCCCAAGGATTTCGTAGTCACCAAGTACAATACCATGGACGCCTTTCATAATACTGATCTGGAGCTAATACTAAAGGGTCTGAAATGTGATACCCTGATCCTTACAGGGGATGCAACAAACCTCTGCTTCGAAACCACGGTGAGAAGCGCGTTTAACAGGGGCTATAAGTGCATAGTGCTCAGCGACTGTACAGCCACTATAAATGAAGAATTTCAAAAGTTTGCGATAGAAGTCATCTTCCCGATGCTTGGTGAAGTTATAATGGTGGAAGAACTGGAAATAATTCCCTGA
- a CDS encoding carboxymuconolactone decarboxylase family protein, giving the protein MSGDPMEVIKAADPEFFDLLEATRGSAFDEGGIPLKYKLLMAMALDAANGAVDGVKVLAMQAMQEGATKEEVMEAVKIAQYIFGVGSVYTAANALGDIL; this is encoded by the coding sequence ATGTCAGGAGACCCAATGGAAGTAATAAAAGCTGCAGACCCCGAATTTTTCGACCTTCTTGAAGCGACCCGCGGATCAGCATTTGATGAAGGCGGCATACCCCTGAAGTACAAGCTTCTCATGGCAATGGCCCTGGACGCTGCTAACGGGGCAGTTGACGGGGTAAAAGTCCTCGCAATGCAGGCCATGCAGGAAGGGGCAACGAAAGAAGAGGTAATGGAAGCAGTAAAGATTGCCCAGTACATTTTCGGGGTTGGAAGCGTTTACACGGCTGCAAATGCTTTAGGGGATATTTTATAA
- a CDS encoding GNAT family N-acetyltransferase — protein MHAFPICTERMELIPATVKLYLLDLHDRAGLATALNASVPGEWPPEQITSEVIEEFLKLMRAGDRKIWSFYWLAQPDDCDPNVLIGSGGFLASAKGSLELGYSVLPTYQQQGYATEAVRSMVEWAFSALRIDHIIAYTYPHLIASIRVLEKNGFTFAGNGPEEGTITYELRNRHKN, from the coding sequence ATGCATGCTTTTCCCATTTGTACCGAACGCATGGAATTGATTCCTGCGACCGTAAAGCTGTATCTGTTGGACCTGCACGACCGGGCAGGGCTTGCAACTGCTTTAAATGCCAGTGTCCCCGGGGAGTGGCCGCCGGAACAAATAACCAGCGAAGTTATTGAGGAGTTCCTCAAGCTAATGCGGGCCGGGGACCGAAAGATCTGGAGCTTTTACTGGCTGGCCCAACCGGATGATTGTGACCCCAACGTCCTTATTGGAAGCGGAGGTTTTCTCGCCAGTGCCAAGGGGAGCCTTGAACTCGGGTACTCGGTCCTTCCGACATACCAGCAGCAGGGCTATGCCACCGAAGCAGTTCGTTCGATGGTGGAATGGGCATTTTCGGCCCTTCGGATAGACCACATTATAGCATATACCTATCCTCACCTTATTGCTTCGATCCGTGTTCTGGAGAAAAACGGATTCACATTTGCGGGAAACGGACCTGAAGAAGGTACTATCACCTACGAACTGCGCAACAGGCATAAAAACTAA
- a CDS encoding Ig-like domain-containing protein, producing the protein MTKKEIAGGLAGGLAGGVLVGAVAGIAAGITAGITMKYAYDRYVHEEQKEYIHEKIKKIPEKLKKGPKPAKVKLVYPDRQTFAHSMESPIWVEFDKDVDSSTITKDTVIVTSSESEEPVGGFLDAGNRTLMFRPNKPYPVSDTGAKITIALIGTDIGEGAIMDTEGNPLDGDKDGKAGGDFEYTFNIVK; encoded by the coding sequence TTGACGAAGAAAGAAATAGCAGGTGGTCTGGCAGGTGGCCTGGCAGGTGGAGTGCTGGTAGGCGCGGTTGCCGGAATAGCGGCAGGTATTACTGCCGGAATTACGATGAAGTATGCTTATGACAGGTATGTTCATGAGGAACAGAAGGAATACATTCACGAGAAAATCAAAAAGATTCCCGAGAAGTTAAAAAAGGGACCGAAACCTGCTAAGGTGAAATTAGTTTACCCGGACAGGCAAACCTTTGCACACAGCATGGAATCCCCCATCTGGGTCGAATTCGATAAGGATGTGGACAGTTCGACAATTACGAAGGACACGGTAATCGTCACAAGTTCGGAATCCGAGGAACCTGTAGGCGGCTTCCTTGATGCCGGCAACAGAACGCTGATGTTCCGCCCGAACAAACCGTATCCTGTGAGTGATACCGGAGCCAAAATAACCATCGCTCTGATAGGAACCGACATAGGGGAAGGTGCCATTATGGATACTGAAGGAAATCCCCTTGACGGGGACAAAGATGGAAAAGCCGGAGGGGATTTCGAATACACTTTCAACATTGTGAAATGA
- a CDS encoding flavin reductase family protein has translation MKKSIGAKTLAFPAPAWVIGTYDSNGKPNAMTAAWAGICCSNPPCVSVSLRKATYSYACILENETFTVNIPSEDYVKETDYFGIASGRDENKFEATGLTPVKSGLVSAPYIEEFPLVLECKLLHSFEIGLHTMFVGEILDIKAEEAVLDEKGLPEIGKVRPLVYGTGDRTYYGVGKSLGKAFSIGKNR, from the coding sequence ATGAAAAAATCAATCGGAGCAAAAACCCTGGCATTCCCGGCCCCTGCCTGGGTAATCGGGACATACGACAGTAATGGAAAGCCCAATGCCATGACAGCCGCCTGGGCAGGGATCTGCTGTTCAAACCCTCCCTGCGTCAGCGTATCCCTGAGGAAAGCCACTTACAGCTACGCCTGTATTCTGGAAAATGAGACTTTTACGGTAAACATACCCTCTGAGGACTATGTAAAGGAAACCGATTATTTTGGGATTGCAAGTGGCAGGGACGAGAACAAGTTCGAGGCAACAGGTCTGACCCCCGTAAAAAGCGGGCTCGTATCTGCTCCTTATATAGAGGAATTTCCTCTTGTCCTTGAGTGTAAACTCCTTCACAGTTTTGAGATCGGACTTCACACCATGTTCGTGGGAGAAATCCTGGACATCAAGGCGGAAGAGGCTGTGCTGGATGAAAAGGGGCTCCCGGAGATCGGGAAAGTCAGGCCCCTGGTATACGGGACCGGGGACCGGACTTACTACGGGGTTGGAAAATCCCTTGGAAAGGCTTTTTCCATTGGGAAAAACCGCTAA
- a CDS encoding hydantoinase B/oxoprolinase family protein produces MSSQSQKPLWQFWIDRGGTFTDIVARSPEGKLITHKLLSEDPGHYSDAAMHGIRQILGLPKNAALPTKQIESVKMGTTVGTNALLERKGERTVLLITRGFGDALRIGYQNRPDIFAQKIELPEQLYERVIEVSGRYAADGEEIEPLEIEAARKELEVAFESGIRSAAIVLMHAYRFPEHELRLGELAREIGFTQVSLSHQASPLIKLVSRGETTVVDAYLSPVLRRYVDMVQKTLEKGTGAGKGKVEGHDNYAEAGKRNTRLMFMQSNGGLTDAHFFQGKDSILSGPAGGIVGAVATSAMAGAEKIITFDMGGTSTDVAHYDGEYERSFETEVAGVRLRSPMMRIHTVAAGGGSILHFEAGRFRVGPDSAGADPGPACYRKGGPLTVTDCNLMLGKLQPQFFPNLFGPEANQPLDLEVVRRKFGELAEQVSVGSVGSTSSPSSPPSSVEEVAEGFLSVAVENMANAIKKISVQRGYNVKEYTLCCFGGAGAQHVCRIADSLGMKRIFIHPFAGVLSAYGMGLADQRLIKEHYVGTVLSDELTGRLESVFSGLEQEGRVEMLEQGVPEKGIAVLHKAHMRYEGSDTQLIVDFAGRKELVESFEEAHKKRFGFIMEDKALVVEAVSVEVIGVTERVSDSVIKIDDIAEPTPIDTVRMYSYGEYHETQVFAREALKPGACINGPAILTEKTTTIIIEPGWQAEVTEHDHLLLSRRVPLPARTSIGTEADPVMLEIFNNRFMSVAEQMGYTLQNTAHSVNIKERLDFSCAIFDREGNLIANAPHIPVHLGSMGESVKALIRSKLGEMKPGDVYLINSPYQGGTHLPDITVVTPMFGKTGSAGPSSSAGAGGNIINQAEEILFYTASRGHHADVGGITPGSMPPGSRTIWDEGVLSEGLKIVGQGHFYEERLRAWLNSGKHPTRNPDQNVADLRAQVAANEKGVRELRKMVDQFSLGTVDAYMGHVQRNAEESVRRVIDVLDDGEFSNTLDDGSAIKVKISINREKRSACIDFTGTSPQLSNNFNAPASVCKAAVLYTFRTLVKSDIPLNAGCLKPLEIIIPPGSMLNPEPPAAVVAGNVETSQYIVDALFGALGTMAASQGTMNNFTFGNADYQYYETICGGAGAGPDFPGTDAVHTHMTNSRITDPEVLETRFPVRVEEFSIRRGSGGDGRFKGGNGTVRKISFLKDMNAAILSSHRKLPPFGLKGGEPGKCGKNMIIRGNGKVLELEGQAGFEVQKGDVFVIETPGGGGYGERELEKLQKKIKAGDSKK; encoded by the coding sequence ATGTCCTCCCAATCCCAAAAACCCCTCTGGCAGTTCTGGATCGACCGTGGCGGCACTTTTACGGATATCGTAGCCCGTTCCCCGGAAGGCAAACTGATTACCCACAAACTCCTTTCGGAAGACCCCGGCCACTACAGCGATGCAGCCATGCATGGGATCAGGCAGATTCTGGGCCTGCCGAAAAATGCAGCCCTGCCCACGAAACAGATCGAATCGGTAAAGATGGGTACCACTGTAGGGACCAATGCTCTCCTTGAAAGGAAGGGCGAGCGCACTGTTCTTCTTATCACCCGGGGCTTCGGGGACGCTTTAAGGATAGGCTACCAGAACCGCCCGGATATTTTTGCTCAGAAGATAGAGCTTCCCGAACAGCTTTACGAAAGGGTTATCGAGGTTTCCGGGCGCTACGCTGCGGATGGGGAGGAGATCGAACCCCTGGAAATCGAGGCTGCAAGAAAGGAGCTGGAAGTAGCTTTTGAATCGGGCATAAGGTCCGCAGCTATTGTCCTGATGCACGCATACCGCTTCCCGGAGCATGAGCTTAGGTTGGGAGAACTTGCAAGAGAAATTGGTTTTACACAGGTGTCCCTTTCTCACCAGGCAAGCCCACTCATAAAACTCGTCAGCCGGGGAGAAACGACCGTGGTTGATGCATACCTCTCGCCTGTGCTCCGCAGGTACGTCGATATGGTGCAGAAAACCCTGGAGAAAGGGACTGGAGCAGGAAAAGGGAAAGTAGAGGGACATGATAACTACGCTGAGGCGGGAAAAAGAAACACCAGGCTCATGTTCATGCAGTCCAACGGGGGGCTTACGGACGCCCACTTTTTCCAGGGCAAGGACAGCATCCTTTCGGGGCCTGCAGGGGGGATTGTTGGGGCTGTTGCCACTTCTGCCATGGCAGGGGCAGAGAAGATCATCACTTTTGACATGGGGGGCACGTCCACGGATGTCGCCCATTACGACGGGGAGTACGAACGCAGTTTCGAGACCGAGGTTGCAGGTGTCCGGCTTCGGTCCCCGATGATGCGTATCCATACGGTTGCAGCCGGAGGCGGATCGATCCTGCATTTCGAAGCCGGAAGGTTTAGGGTCGGGCCGGATTCTGCAGGAGCTGACCCCGGGCCTGCTTGCTACAGGAAAGGCGGGCCTCTTACGGTTACGGACTGCAACCTTATGCTCGGGAAACTGCAGCCGCAGTTTTTCCCTAACCTTTTCGGGCCGGAGGCTAACCAGCCTCTTGATTTGGAAGTGGTCCGCAGGAAGTTTGGCGAACTTGCTGAACAGGTTTCGGTTGGCTCAGTTGGAAGTACTTCATCTCCTTCATCACCACCATCATCAGTGGAAGAGGTTGCCGAAGGTTTCCTTTCCGTGGCTGTGGAGAATATGGCAAATGCCATCAAGAAAATCTCGGTCCAGCGGGGGTACAACGTAAAAGAATACACCCTCTGCTGCTTTGGAGGTGCAGGAGCCCAGCACGTCTGCAGGATAGCGGATTCCCTGGGGATGAAGCGCATTTTCATCCACCCGTTTGCAGGGGTCCTTTCGGCATACGGCATGGGGCTGGCTGACCAGAGGCTCATAAAAGAGCATTATGTTGGAACCGTGCTTTCCGATGAGCTTACGGGAAGGCTTGAGTCCGTATTTTCCGGGCTGGAGCAGGAGGGCAGGGTGGAAATGCTGGAGCAGGGAGTTCCTGAGAAGGGAATTGCAGTGCTGCACAAGGCGCACATGCGTTATGAGGGTTCGGATACGCAGCTGATAGTGGACTTTGCGGGCAGGAAGGAACTTGTCGAAAGCTTCGAGGAAGCCCACAAAAAGCGTTTCGGGTTCATAATGGAAGACAAAGCCCTGGTTGTCGAGGCTGTTTCCGTGGAGGTTATAGGGGTTACTGAGCGGGTTTCGGACTCCGTAATCAAAATTGATGACATTGCAGAACCCACGCCTATTGACACTGTGAGGATGTACAGCTATGGGGAGTACCATGAGACGCAGGTGTTTGCGAGGGAGGCCCTGAAGCCCGGAGCCTGCATTAACGGCCCTGCCATCCTTACCGAGAAAACGACGACCATAATCATTGAACCCGGCTGGCAGGCAGAGGTTACGGAGCACGACCACCTCCTCCTCAGCCGCAGAGTCCCGCTTCCGGCCCGGACATCCATCGGGACTGAAGCCGATCCCGTGATGCTCGAAATCTTCAATAACAGGTTCATGTCCGTTGCCGAGCAGATGGGCTATACCCTCCAGAACACCGCCCATTCGGTAAACATCAAGGAGCGCCTGGACTTTTCATGCGCGATTTTTGACAGGGAAGGAAACCTGATCGCAAACGCCCCCCATATTCCCGTCCACCTGGGTTCCATGGGAGAGTCCGTAAAAGCCCTTATACGTTCAAAGCTCGGGGAAATGAAGCCCGGGGACGTGTACCTGATAAACTCTCCTTACCAGGGGGGCACGCATCTCCCGGACATAACGGTTGTGACCCCGATGTTTGGCAAAACAGGCTCAGCAGGTCCCTCAAGTTCAGCAGGTGCAGGCGGAAATATTATAAATCAGGCAGAAGAGATCCTTTTCTACACGGCTTCCAGAGGCCACCACGCCGATGTGGGCGGGATCACGCCGGGTTCGATGCCTCCGGGGAGCAGGACCATTTGGGATGAGGGGGTCCTGAGCGAAGGGCTCAAGATAGTCGGACAGGGGCATTTCTATGAAGAGAGGCTGCGGGCCTGGCTGAACTCGGGAAAACACCCCACCAGAAACCCTGACCAGAACGTGGCAGACCTCCGCGCCCAGGTGGCTGCAAACGAGAAAGGGGTCCGGGAACTGCGGAAAATGGTTGACCAGTTTTCCCTGGGGACTGTGGACGCTTATATGGGTCACGTGCAAAGAAATGCAGAGGAGTCCGTCCGGAGGGTCATAGACGTGCTTGACGACGGGGAGTTTTCGAACACCCTTGATGACGGAAGCGCGATCAAAGTGAAGATCAGCATCAACCGGGAGAAAAGGAGTGCCTGCATTGATTTTACGGGCACTTCCCCCCAACTCTCTAACAATTTCAATGCTCCGGCTTCGGTCTGCAAGGCAGCGGTCCTCTACACTTTCAGGACCCTGGTGAAAAGCGATATCCCTTTGAATGCGGGCTGCCTGAAACCCCTTGAAATTATCATCCCTCCCGGCTCCATGCTCAACCCGGAGCCTCCGGCTGCGGTTGTTGCAGGTAACGTTGAGACCTCCCAGTACATCGTGGACGCCCTTTTCGGAGCCCTCGGGACCATGGCAGCCTCCCAGGGGACCATGAACAATTTCACCTTCGGAAACGCCGACTACCAGTACTACGAGACCATCTGCGGAGGCGCAGGCGCAGGCCCAGATTTCCCGGGCACGGACGCGGTCCACACCCACATGACCAATTCCCGGATAACCGATCCCGAAGTCCTGGAAACCCGTTTCCCGGTACGTGTAGAGGAATTTTCCATCCGCAGGGGCAGCGGCGGAGACGGAAGGTTTAAAGGTGGAAACGGGACTGTCCGGAAAATCAGCTTCCTGAAGGACATGAACGCCGCCATCCTCTCAAGCCACAGGAAACTTCCGCCTTTCGGCCTGAAAGGAGGGGAGCCTGGAAAATGCGGGAAAAACATGATTATACGCGGGAACGGCAAGGTTCTCGAACTTGAAGGCCAGGCAGGATTTGAAGTTCAAAAAGGGGATGTTTTTGTGATCGAGACTCCCGGAGGGGGAGGTTATGGAGAAAGAGAATTAGAAAAGTTGCAGAAAAAAATAAAAGCGGGGGACAGCAAAAAATAA
- a CDS encoding COR domain-containing protein, producing MVNERVVEHIKMASKKNQLSLSLSDSQLTQLPPEIAELKSLNELSLSHNQLTQLSPEIAELKNLKTLYLSGNKLKQLPPEIIKIKNITTLHLPNNQLTQLPPEITELKSLETLSLSGNKITQLPVEIAELKNLKILSLSRNQLTQLPIEIAELKNLKTFYISSNQLTQLPIEITEFKDLKKLDLSHNLLTQLPPEISKLQDLTILDLSHNQLTQLPPEISKLKNLKTLDLSGNPLEMPPPEIASKGIEAIFTYLEQEKASEHNEAKLILVGNGDVGKTCLAYRLVHNIFMETEMTEGINVLKWNVSSPHSENNTIKLNIWDFGGQEIYHATHQFFLTKRSVYVLVWNARRTKDYDHIYYWLHTIEAFGEKSPVILVMSKMRENDDDLNLRDLRYKFPQIVGYLKVDSRDGEGIPKLEESICETAWDLPLMRVRWVKSWYNVRKNLEDLGKNWITYADFCKICNSEGLDNKNIEVLDGYLHDLGVILHFKENIELKDIVILKPEWVTGAFYKILSAYSVRRREGVLLHDELSQIWVRNLYPSEIDSKLLRLMNKFELAYELPDGKSHLVAELLSPEAPDFIWGDEENLHFYYCYDYFLPPGIITRLIVRMHQDLEKKENGMPLCWREGALLKLHDACALVEMKLDEKQIEIRIKGDNKRRALEIICYHLDHINASIKTIKFSKKIPCNCSESCPQRYFYEDLLKAEKANIKTVQCHKSYKERSISLLLDGYIKREERWKKFEDFSGNGPTFIISPTAYAHSETSPTIAVEQNTSVDTEVNVNLKVDLHLIQTDFDNLKEEVEHLDPKLERELDKIQDSLDEVTANSEKEKLAKPLNKLCRFLDKLDDANSEYHKLISETQKGMELAQKLGKDYNKCAQWLALPQIPDLFLGK from the coding sequence ATGGTAAATGAAAGAGTAGTAGAACATATTAAAATGGCTTCTAAAAAGAATCAGTTATCACTTTCTTTATCTGATAGTCAACTTACACAATTGCCTCCAGAAATTGCAGAACTAAAAAGCCTTAATGAACTTTCCTTGTCACATAATCAACTTACACAATTGTCTCCAGAAATTGCAGAACTAAAAAATCTTAAGACACTTTATTTATCTGGAAATAAACTGAAACAACTGCCTCCAGAAATTATAAAAATTAAAAATATTACAACACTTCACTTACCTAACAATCAACTTACACAATTGCCTCCAGAAATTACGGAACTCAAAAGCCTTGAAACACTCTCCTTATCTGGAAATAAAATTACACAGTTGCCTGTAGAAATTGCAGAACTCAAAAATCTTAAAATACTCTCTTTATCGCGTAATCAACTAACACAGTTGCCTATAGAAATTGCAGAACTCAAAAACCTCAAAACATTTTACATATCAAGCAATCAACTAACACAATTACCTATAGAAATTACAGAATTCAAGGACCTTAAAAAACTTGATTTATCTCACAATCTACTAACACAGTTACCTCCAGAAATTTCGAAACTCCAAGACCTAACAATACTTGATTTATCTCACAATCAACTAACACAGTTACCTCCAGAAATTTCGAAACTCAAAAACCTAAAAACACTTGATTTATCCGGAAATCCATTGGAAATGCCCCCACCAGAAATTGCTTCGAAGGGAATAGAGGCTATTTTCACATATTTGGAGCAAGAAAAAGCTTCTGAACATAATGAAGCTAAACTAATATTGGTGGGAAATGGGGACGTTGGGAAAACTTGCCTTGCATACAGATTGGTTCACAATATATTTATGGAAACTGAAATGACCGAGGGAATCAACGTTTTAAAGTGGAATGTTTCCTCTCCACACTCAGAAAATAATACAATTAAACTCAACATTTGGGATTTTGGGGGCCAAGAGATCTATCATGCAACTCACCAATTTTTTCTTACAAAACGCTCTGTCTATGTACTTGTATGGAATGCTCGGAGAACCAAAGATTACGACCATATCTACTATTGGTTGCACACAATTGAAGCTTTTGGAGAGAAAAGTCCGGTAATATTAGTCATGTCCAAAATGAGAGAAAACGATGATGATCTGAACCTCAGAGATTTGAGATATAAATTTCCTCAAATTGTAGGTTACTTAAAAGTTGATAGTAGAGATGGAGAAGGAATTCCCAAGTTGGAGGAGAGCATATGCGAAACAGCGTGGGACCTCCCTTTAATGAGGGTAAGGTGGGTAAAATCGTGGTATAATGTGAGGAAAAATCTAGAAGATTTAGGTAAAAATTGGATTACCTATGCTGATTTTTGTAAAATTTGTAATTCAGAAGGGTTGGACAACAAAAATATTGAAGTATTAGATGGATATCTGCATGATCTAGGTGTAATTCTTCATTTTAAAGAGAATATTGAACTTAAGGATATAGTTATTTTGAAACCTGAGTGGGTTACTGGAGCTTTCTATAAAATATTATCCGCGTACTCAGTTCGACGACGTGAAGGCGTCCTATTACACGATGAATTATCTCAGATATGGGTACGAAATTTATATCCCTCTGAGATTGATTCTAAACTTTTGAGATTGATGAATAAATTTGAACTTGCTTATGAACTACCTGATGGAAAAAGCCATCTGGTCGCTGAGCTCTTATCTCCTGAAGCACCTGATTTTATCTGGGGTGATGAAGAAAACCTGCATTTCTATTATTGTTATGACTACTTTTTACCTCCAGGCATAATAACCCGCTTAATCGTGCGTATGCATCAGGACCTAGAGAAAAAGGAAAATGGTATGCCCCTCTGCTGGAGAGAGGGAGCACTATTAAAACTCCACGATGCGTGTGCACTTGTGGAGATGAAGCTTGATGAGAAGCAAATCGAAATAAGAATAAAAGGAGACAACAAAAGGAGAGCCCTAGAGATTATATGTTACCATCTTGATCATATAAATGCTTCGATAAAAACGATAAAATTCAGTAAAAAAATCCCTTGTAACTGCTCAGAAAGTTGCCCTCAAAGATATTTTTACGAAGATTTGTTAAAAGCCGAAAAGGCTAACATAAAAACTGTTCAATGCCACAAAAGCTACAAGGAAAGGTCAATTTCATTATTATTAGACGGTTACATTAAAAGGGAAGAAAGATGGAAAAAATTTGAAGACTTTTCCGGTAATGGGCCAACTTTTATTATCAGTCCTACTGCATATGCTCATTCAGAAACAAGTCCAACCATAGCAGTTGAACAAAATACAAGTGTTGATACAGAAGTCAATGTGAACCTAAAGGTGGACTTGCATCTAATTCAAACCGATTTTGACAATCTGAAAGAAGAAGTTGAGCATTTAGATCCAAAACTTGAAAGGGAATTGGATAAAATTCAGGATAGTTTGGATGAGGTAACTGCTAACTCAGAAAAGGAAAAGTTAGCCAAACCTCTTAATAAGTTATGTAGGTTCCTGGATAAATTAGACGATGCTAACTCAGAATACCACAAACTCATTTCCGAAACCCAAAAAGGAATGGAGCTTGCACAGAAACTTGGTAAAGACTATAACAAATGTGCTCAATGGCTTGCGCTACCCCAAATTCCTGATTTATTCCTTGGAAAATGA